CAACGATATCATAAGCCTTGATCACACCCAGCGAGAGCAGGATGGCGCAGGTCAGGAATGTAAACTTCATCATCGGGATGATGATTTCGAGATACACGCGCCAAAGGCTGACACCGTCCAGACGCGCCGCGCTCCATATTTCGTCAGGAATGCTTTTGAGCCCTGCCAGCATCAATGCCATGTAGAAGCCCGAGCTTTGCCAGACGCTCGCCAGAATGATGGCATACATTGCCGTGTCACCGTCGGCCAACCAGTTGAAGTTAACGGACGTCCATCCCAGTCCATGAAGGAAGTGCTCGATGCCGAGCTGCGGATTGAAGATCCAGCGCCATGCAACCCCCGTGACAATGAGCGAGACCGCCAGCGGATACAAAAAGACCGTTCTGAAGAAGTCTTCGCCACGGCGCTCACGCTCAATCATGGCCGCCAGAAGAAAGCCGAACACGATGGCCAGCGCACTGCCAAGCGCGAGAATAATCAGGTTGGATAAAGATGTTTGCCAGGCGGAGTCGCGAAACAATCTCGAATATTGCCGAAGCGGTTCTGACCAGTCGATCGCATAGTCAGGTAGTCGACGGCTTGTTGTGAAAGACACATATATCGTCCAGGCAATTGACCCGACGAACGCGATCATTGTGAGTATTACGGCCGGCCCAAGCGCGAGCTGCGGCGTCGTCCGACTCCACCTAATCTTCATTCTATCCTCCCTTACCGAACCCTGCGTGCCCATCTCCACGGCCCTTGCACGGTTACAGTATTAGCGCTAATACTGAGCAAGAAGCGTTCGTTTCGTCAAGTGCCAGATTTACGAAAGCGAG
This DNA window, taken from Qingshengfaniella alkalisoli, encodes the following:
- a CDS encoding sugar ABC transporter permease, whose amino-acid sequence is MIAFVGSIAWTIYVSFTTSRRLPDYAIDWSEPLRQYSRLFRDSAWQTSLSNLIILALGSALAIVFGFLLAAMIERERRGEDFFRTVFLYPLAVSLIVTGVAWRWIFNPQLGIEHFLHGLGWTSVNFNWLADGDTAMYAIILASVWQSSGFYMALMLAGLKSIPDEIWSAARLDGVSLWRVYLEIIIPMMKFTFLTCAILLSLGVIKAYDIVVAMTNGGPGQSTWVPAYFTINAMTNKGNLGYASAAATMMLVLTLLVFLPLVLLTVWQQRRKKTGGAA